From Malaciobacter mytili LMG 24559:
TTGATATTTCTTTAAGAATTTCTGTTAATCCTTCAAAACTAGTTTTTTTAGGTAAAATAAATTGATATTGAGTAAATCCTGCTTTTCCATAAATTCTATTCCAATTATTTATTGCATCTAATGGATAGAAAAAAGAATCGATATCTACTTTTTGCTTAGATACTCCATTTGGAGCTTTTCTGTAATATAGCCAATTAAATGCTTTTACACTTAATTTATTTAAAGCAAAAGAAGGAAAATTAAAGGGTATATTTAACTTTTTTTTACTTTTGAAATTTAAGTTACCATCATTTTCAAAATCTCCTACCATAAGTAGACATTTACCTATTTCATTATCTTTAGCTAAACAATCTATCCAAGCTACAGAATATGGTTTATTACTATATTTTTCAAATGCATCAAAAGTTTCTTTTAAATTTTTTGTTTTAATTGTAATTTGTTCTATATATTGTGAATTAATCTTTTTCAAACTTATTTTGGCATCTAATATTATTCCTGTAAGTCCCATCCCTCCACAAGTTGCTTTAAATAATTCTGCATTATTTGTTTTTGAACATTTTTTTATTTCACCATTTGCAAGCATAAGACTAAATTCTTCTACACACTCGCTAAAACATCCCTCAATATGGTGATTTTTCCCATGAACGTCTGAAGCAATAGCTCCTCCTATTGTTATAAGTTTTGTGCCTGGTGTTATTTTTAAAAACCAACCTTTTGGAACAAAAATTTCAATAATTTCACTTAACATAATTCCTGCTTGACAATGTAAAAGTCCAGTTGATTCATCAAAATTTAACAAATAGTTATATGGTTTACAATAAATAATGTTTTTATTTAATGCACTATCTCCGTAACTTCTACCATTTCCAAAAGGAATATAAATATTGCTTTCTTGTAGTTTATTTTTTAAGTCTTCTTTTTTTTGAAACATTATTTTTTTATTTTTTATAAGCGGATACATTCCCCAACTATTTAAACTCACATTAATCCTTAAAAACAAATTTTTTATCTAAAAAATATTTTATTATATATCCTATACTAAGACCAAAAACAGCACCTATATATTTAGCCATTTCTGTTTTAAATATCAAATCAAATCCTATTTCAAAACCCCAAAATATGAAAGTAGTAAAAACTCCCATTAAAGAATATAATAAAAATTTTTTGCCATCATCTTTTTTATTTTTTGGTTTATGGTAGAAAATATACTTTTTATCAAGTATATATTTAAGAATTAATCCAGCAATAGTTCCACAAAACATTGCTATATATAAAGATAAAAATCCATT
This genomic window contains:
- a CDS encoding GtrA family protein, encoding MNIAIRYIFFAITSLIVNLLFQYISFYIYNGFLSLYIAMFCGTIAGLILKYILDKKYIFYHKPKNKKDDGKKFLLYSLMGVFTTFIFWGFEIGFDLIFKTEMAKYIGAVFGLSIGYIIKYFLDKKFVFKD
- a CDS encoding FAD-binding oxidoreductase, which encodes MSLNSWGMYPLIKNKKIMFQKKEDLKNKLQESNIYIPFGNGRSYGDSALNKNIIYCKPYNYLLNFDESTGLLHCQAGIMLSEIIEIFVPKGWFLKITPGTKLITIGGAIASDVHGKNHHIEGCFSECVEEFSLMLANGEIKKCSKTNNAELFKATCGGMGLTGIILDAKISLKKINSQYIEQITIKTKNLKETFDAFEKYSNKPYSVAWIDCLAKDNEIGKCLLMVGDFENDGNLNFKSKKKLNIPFNFPSFALNKLSVKAFNWLYYRKAPNGVSKQKVDIDSFFYPLDAINNWNRIYGKAGFTQYQFILPKKTSFEGLTEILKEISNSGKGSFLAVLKLYGKENDNYLSFPIEGYSLALDFKIEKGLFELLDKLDQIVLKYNGKIYLTKDVRVSKETFEKGYPNIEKFRNLRKEYGMDKKFQSLQSLRVGI